A region from the Myxococcus stipitatus genome encodes:
- a CDS encoding LLM class flavin-dependent oxidoreductase: MSIPLSVLDLAPIGTGSTGAQALRDSLRLAQRVEQLGYHRLWYAEHHGMPGIASSAPDLVIAHAAQVTSRIRVGSGGVLLPNHSPLAVAERFGILECLHPGRIDLGLGRAPGGEPATSYALRRDPRAAEDFPSDVQELMTLFAGKPAAEGAFSSVKLVPCPENAPQIWLLGSSLFSAQLAAVLGLPFAFAHHFSPQNTLPAVRIYRERFAKAGHAHAPRVLLAVGTVAADTEARARDIASSLGLTWVRIRTGKTGQLPSVEEARQYPWTPEERAFADDFLSTQVIGDAATVQEGLLRLAREAQADELMLSTMVHDIEDRVRSYELVAERFGLTDTARPQAR, translated from the coding sequence ATGAGCATCCCCCTCTCCGTCCTCGACCTCGCCCCCATCGGCACGGGCTCCACCGGCGCCCAGGCGCTGCGCGACAGCCTCCGGCTCGCCCAGCGCGTGGAGCAGCTGGGCTACCACCGCCTCTGGTACGCGGAGCACCACGGCATGCCCGGCATCGCCAGCTCCGCGCCCGACCTGGTCATCGCGCACGCCGCGCAGGTGACGTCGCGCATCCGCGTGGGCTCGGGAGGCGTGCTCCTGCCCAACCACTCGCCGCTCGCCGTGGCGGAGCGCTTCGGCATCCTGGAGTGCCTGCACCCCGGGCGCATCGACCTGGGCCTGGGCCGCGCCCCCGGCGGCGAGCCCGCGACCTCCTACGCGCTGCGCAGGGACCCGCGCGCCGCCGAGGACTTCCCCTCCGACGTCCAGGAGCTGATGACGCTGTTCGCGGGCAAGCCCGCCGCAGAGGGCGCCTTCAGCAGCGTGAAGCTCGTGCCGTGCCCGGAGAACGCGCCTCAAATCTGGCTGCTCGGCTCCAGCCTCTTCAGCGCCCAGTTGGCGGCCGTGCTCGGCCTGCCCTTCGCGTTCGCGCACCACTTCAGCCCCCAGAACACCCTGCCCGCCGTGCGCATCTACCGCGAGCGCTTCGCCAAGGCGGGCCACGCCCACGCGCCGCGCGTGCTGCTCGCCGTGGGCACCGTGGCGGCGGACACCGAGGCGCGCGCGCGGGACATCGCCAGCTCGCTGGGCCTGACGTGGGTGCGCATCCGCACCGGCAAGACGGGCCAGCTGCCCTCCGTGGAGGAGGCGCGTCAGTACCCGTGGACGCCCGAGGAGCGCGCGTTCGCCGACGACTTCCTCTCCACCCAGGTCATCGGCGACGCGGCCACCGTGCAGGAAGGGCTCCTGCGCCTGGCCCGGGAGGCCCAGGCCGACGAGCTGATGCTCAGCACCA
- a CDS encoding DUF1963 domain-containing protein, with the protein MLRSRSVSLLSDVERFLADAPRPCTYARSERVASSPLHPSLLHRLRGLRAARPVLSVLDSKFGGVPYVEEAALSWGGHRFLGQVRFDEVPEPPPGLPSRGLLALDLALARFGAPVFRVRWYPDPSEAKARPLAPPRSVGRWETRLRFSSGFSLPGGSAWTAPLPADDEELHEAWMEWTPEGYLEDEWGAESSCHRLMGHPSGGLEDFGPVPGLGDTPEAYVMLWRIDLDRVAGFDWGTNWVYAVVHRDDLAANRLERAVVVTANA; encoded by the coding sequence ATGCTCCGCTCCCGCTCCGTCTCGTTGCTGTCCGACGTCGAGCGATTCCTCGCCGATGCCCCGCGCCCGTGCACGTACGCGCGTTCGGAGCGCGTGGCCTCGTCACCGCTGCATCCCTCGCTCCTGCATCGCCTGCGCGGGCTGCGTGCCGCGCGGCCGGTGCTCTCCGTGCTCGACAGCAAGTTCGGTGGTGTTCCGTATGTCGAGGAGGCGGCGCTGTCGTGGGGCGGGCATCGCTTCCTCGGACAGGTCCGGTTCGACGAGGTCCCCGAGCCACCACCGGGGTTGCCTTCCCGAGGGCTCCTCGCGCTCGACCTGGCCCTGGCGCGCTTCGGCGCGCCCGTGTTCCGCGTGCGGTGGTACCCGGACCCCTCCGAGGCGAAGGCGCGTCCGCTCGCGCCGCCACGGTCGGTGGGGCGTTGGGAGACGCGGCTGCGGTTTTCGTCGGGGTTCTCGCTCCCCGGCGGCTCGGCCTGGACGGCGCCGCTCCCCGCCGATGACGAGGAGCTCCACGAGGCCTGGATGGAGTGGACGCCGGAGGGCTATCTCGAGGACGAGTGGGGCGCCGAGTCGTCGTGCCACCGGCTCATGGGGCACCCCAGTGGCGGCCTGGAGGACTTCGGTCCGGTGCCCGGGCTCGGCGATACGCCCGAGGCGTACGTGATGCTGTGGCGCATCGACCTCGACCGGGTGGCGGGCTTCGACTGGGGCACGAACTGGGTCTACGCGGTGGTCCACCGCGACGACCTCGCGGCGAACCGGTTGGAGCGCGCGGTGGTGGTGACCGCCAACGCATGA
- a CDS encoding TetR/AcrR family transcriptional regulator, producing MASKVASEVPARPGRPRDSTRDAEILAAALEVLGEVGYEQLTMEAVAERARAGKATLYRRWDSKEALTVDALASLTSREPPSGEGIGLREDLLAALGHPGGARTQRLQRVLGGMVSTACGHPELATAFRKEWLQRQRQALRRALERAVERGELSPRRLRALLAGRCPPVLDVGPALLFHRCLMSGQSITDGSIEDVVDHVLLPLIRSGQETP from the coding sequence ATGGCGTCGAAGGTCGCGAGCGAGGTACCGGCCAGGCCGGGGCGTCCTCGCGACAGCACCCGGGACGCGGAGATTCTCGCCGCGGCGCTCGAGGTGCTCGGCGAGGTGGGCTACGAGCAGCTCACCATGGAGGCCGTGGCGGAGCGGGCGCGCGCGGGCAAGGCGACGCTCTATCGCCGGTGGGACTCCAAGGAGGCGCTGACCGTCGATGCGCTCGCCTCCCTGACCTCGCGCGAGCCGCCCTCGGGAGAGGGCATCGGCCTGCGAGAGGACCTGCTCGCCGCCCTGGGACACCCCGGGGGAGCGCGGACGCAGAGGCTCCAGCGCGTGCTCGGCGGCATGGTGTCCACCGCGTGTGGCCACCCGGAGCTGGCGACGGCCTTCCGCAAGGAGTGGCTCCAGCGCCAGCGTCAGGCCCTGCGCCGCGCGCTCGAGCGCGCCGTGGAGCGCGGCGAACTGTCCCCCCGTCGGCTGCGCGCGCTGCTCGCCGGCCGGTGTCCCCCCGTCCTCGACGTGGGCCCCGCGCTCCTCTTCCATCGCTGCCTCATGTCGGGGCAGTCCATCACCGACGGGAGCATCGAGGACGTCGTGGACCACGTCCTGCTCCCCCTCATCCGCTCCGGCCAGGAGACCCCATGA